One part of the Streptomyces lienomycini genome encodes these proteins:
- a CDS encoding M23 family metallopeptidase, translated as MNDRHPSGSTTTPAPASDAAPTQYASYGTGEAQYGDLTTYGGYDPTGFPAGATDAPAYDTDPLFGSMPGQYTGTHQTTGSYDATQWDTGSGQALTYDAYAAQHHAAYDTGAYDTTTWTSGYQQHGSVTSQAPGAESTGQWDTGAWGRPDGSGDPADGTQQWDWGTQTFDTATFGTGTFATGTFTSDALATGAADTAVSDPAASDTGAFDTRTFDTGAYDTSTFATGTFNTGAFANGTTDTGAYDATQWNPQVVAADPVHPAEHSPTDDAAPDAPPAAGHAEAAPYDGEPGATGELPTVTDLLDDQEEVTPAARIPATRAASRSGGRSRRRQPAKRSALLTIAVPSACVMSVAGIAAASVGSLSGDDGAESTASAPDPGDAGAVPVKPSAANNKLDTQLTSLAAGADDFANRASRTQERIDLKAEQDAEKRRAAQEAARKERLRPKFALPVAQHGLSAYYGQAGINWMSSHTGIDFPVLQGTKVMAATDGTVRTQFNSAYGNMMIVTAKDGTETWYCHLSGYKVPTGTTVKAGDTIAFSGDSGNSTGPHLHFEVRPAGGSSIDPLPWLRSHGLNPQ; from the coding sequence GTGAACGACCGTCACCCGTCGGGGAGCACGACCACCCCGGCTCCGGCTTCCGATGCGGCCCCGACGCAGTACGCGTCGTACGGCACGGGGGAGGCCCAGTACGGCGACCTCACCACGTACGGCGGCTACGACCCCACCGGTTTCCCGGCCGGCGCCACCGACGCCCCGGCCTACGACACGGACCCCCTCTTCGGCAGCATGCCGGGCCAGTACACCGGCACCCACCAGACCACGGGTTCGTACGACGCCACCCAGTGGGACACGGGCAGCGGACAGGCCCTCACCTACGACGCCTACGCGGCCCAGCACCACGCCGCCTACGACACCGGCGCCTATGACACGACGACGTGGACGTCCGGCTACCAGCAGCACGGTTCCGTGACGTCGCAGGCCCCGGGCGCCGAGTCGACCGGGCAGTGGGACACCGGCGCCTGGGGCCGGCCGGACGGATCCGGCGACCCGGCCGACGGGACCCAGCAGTGGGACTGGGGCACGCAGACCTTCGACACGGCCACGTTCGGAACCGGCACCTTCGCGACCGGCACGTTCACCAGCGACGCGCTCGCCACCGGCGCCGCCGACACCGCGGTCTCCGACCCCGCGGCCTCCGACACCGGCGCCTTCGACACCCGGACGTTCGACACCGGCGCCTACGACACGAGCACCTTCGCGACCGGCACCTTCAACACCGGCGCGTTCGCGAACGGCACGACGGACACCGGCGCCTACGACGCCACGCAGTGGAACCCTCAGGTCGTCGCGGCGGACCCGGTCCACCCGGCCGAGCACTCCCCGACCGACGACGCCGCGCCGGACGCACCGCCCGCCGCCGGGCACGCCGAAGCCGCCCCGTACGACGGGGAGCCCGGCGCGACCGGCGAACTGCCCACCGTGACCGACCTGCTGGACGACCAGGAAGAGGTCACGCCGGCCGCACGGATCCCGGCCACCCGCGCCGCCTCCCGCAGCGGAGGGCGCTCCCGTCGCCGCCAGCCCGCCAAGCGCTCCGCGCTGCTGACCATCGCCGTGCCGTCGGCCTGCGTGATGAGCGTCGCCGGTATCGCCGCGGCCTCCGTCGGAAGTCTGTCCGGCGACGACGGCGCGGAGAGCACGGCGTCCGCGCCGGACCCGGGCGACGCCGGCGCCGTGCCGGTGAAGCCGTCCGCCGCCAACAACAAGCTGGACACCCAGCTCACGAGCCTCGCCGCCGGTGCCGACGACTTCGCCAACCGGGCCAGCCGGACGCAGGAGCGCATCGACCTGAAGGCCGAGCAGGACGCCGAGAAGAGGCGGGCGGCGCAGGAGGCGGCCCGCAAGGAGCGGCTGCGCCCCAAGTTCGCGCTCCCGGTCGCCCAGCACGGCCTCAGCGCGTACTACGGCCAGGCCGGTATCAACTGGATGTCCTCGCACACCGGCATCGACTTCCCCGTGCTGCAGGGGACCAAGGTGATGGCCGCGACCGACGGCACCGTGCGGACACAGTTCAACAGCGCCTACGGCAACATGATGATCGTGACCGCGAAGGACGGCACGGAGACGTGGTACTGCCACCTCTCCGGCTACAAGGTGCCCACGGGTACGACCGTGAAGGCCGGCGACACCATCGCGTTCTCGGGTGACTCGGGCAACTCGACCGGTCCGCACCTGCACTTCGAGGTGCGCCCCGCGGGCGGTTCGTCGATCGACCCGCTCCCGTGGCTGCGCAGCCACGGGCTCAACCCGCAGTAA
- a CDS encoding esterase/lipase family protein, whose amino-acid sequence MKVTTAALPLLPLVQRLLPGLPGLPGLPGLPELAGLPGRLTGLSMTLLKASALEAAILAGHVLLYPSGIIQERRPVPPVPPIGSGDSCSSPPPPRLPAPTGHPVVLLHGFIDNRSVFLLLRRSLAQHGRHEIESLNYSPLTCDIRTAAELLGRHIEEIRERTGSDRVDIVGHSLGGLIARYYVQRLGGDLRVRTLVTLGTPHAGTRVVPLANAHPIVRQMRPGSAVLEELTQPSPGCRTRFVSFWSDLDRVMDPLETACLDHPDLCVENVRVSGIGHLALPVHPAVATGIRQALDTAEPETGAGTDTETGTGTGKRAGGLTVA is encoded by the coding sequence ATGAAGGTCACCACGGCAGCACTGCCCCTTCTCCCGCTCGTCCAGCGTCTCCTGCCCGGCCTGCCCGGTCTGCCCGGGCTCCCAGGACTGCCGGAACTGGCAGGTCTGCCGGGTCGGCTGACCGGACTCTCCATGACCCTCCTGAAGGCGAGCGCCCTGGAGGCCGCGATCCTCGCCGGTCACGTCCTCCTCTACCCCTCGGGGATCATCCAGGAGCGGCGCCCGGTCCCGCCCGTGCCGCCGATCGGATCCGGGGACTCGTGTTCCTCACCGCCCCCGCCGCGGCTCCCGGCCCCCACCGGCCACCCGGTCGTCCTGCTGCACGGTTTCATCGACAACCGCTCGGTCTTCCTGCTGCTGCGCCGCAGCCTGGCCCAGCACGGCAGGCACGAGATCGAGTCGCTGAACTACTCCCCCCTGACCTGCGACATCCGCACCGCGGCCGAGCTGCTCGGACGGCACATCGAGGAGATCCGCGAGCGGACCGGCAGCGACCGGGTCGACATCGTCGGGCACAGCCTCGGTGGTCTGATCGCGCGGTACTACGTGCAGCGGCTCGGCGGGGACCTCCGCGTCCGGACGCTGGTGACGCTCGGCACCCCGCACGCCGGCACCCGTGTCGTCCCGCTGGCGAACGCGCACCCGATCGTGCGCCAGATGCGCCCCGGATCGGCGGTGCTCGAGGAGCTGACCCAGCCGTCACCCGGTTGCCGTACGCGGTTCGTCAGTTTCTGGAGCGACCTGGACCGCGTGATGGACCCGCTGGAGACGGCCTGCCTCGACCACCCCGACCTGTGCGTGGAGAACGTGCGGGTGAGCGGCATCGGCCACCTCGCGCTGCCCGTCCACCCCGCCGTGGCCACGGGGATCCGGCAGGCACTCGACACGGCCGAACCGGAAACCGGCGCCGGAACAGACACGGAAACGGGCACGGGAACCGGCAAGCGCGCGGGCGGGCTGACGGTCGCCTGA
- a CDS encoding cobalamin B12-binding domain-containing protein: MGVAAGPIRVVVAKPGLDGHDRGAKVIARALRDAGMEVIYTGLHQTPEQIVDTAIQEDADAIGLSILSGAHNTLFAAVIELLRERDAADILVFGGGIIPEADIAPLKEKGVAEIFTPGATTASIVDWVRANVREHAGA, from the coding sequence ATGGGTGTGGCAGCCGGTCCGATCCGCGTGGTGGTGGCCAAGCCGGGGCTCGACGGCCACGATCGCGGGGCCAAGGTGATCGCGCGTGCCCTGCGCGACGCCGGTATGGAGGTCATCTACACCGGGCTCCACCAGACACCCGAGCAGATCGTGGACACCGCGATCCAGGAGGACGCCGACGCGATCGGGCTGTCCATCCTCTCCGGTGCGCACAACACGCTCTTCGCCGCCGTGATCGAGCTGCTCCGGGAGCGGGACGCGGCGGACATCCTGGTCTTCGGCGGCGGGATCATCCCCGAGGCGGACATCGCCCCGCTGAAGGAGAAGGGCGTCGCGGAGATCTTCACGCCCGGTGCGACCACGGCGTCGATCGTGGACTGGGTCCGGGCGAACGTGCGGGAACACGCCGGGGCGTGA
- a CDS encoding DUF5691 domain-containing protein gives MTRTPAPAGAPTPARPTVPGPHTASATTTAQTDATTATQASASGADGWQELVTSALLGTDRRTPPGGASGPGAAAALLDAAAAETVRRRAGLRPARAAPRPEPAPGDPRPPLPSAAARRLTMLLTDRPGAAGGGRRGSAPDLMELLPQWLATANARGYAAPPHALPALLDAARGRTDLRPAALAFAGPRALWLARLNPDWRFALRAAPGGATAPAGSDAEERVRRLWDEGLFAERVTLLASLRTRDPAGARKLLTSTWATERAEDRLMFLDSLRTGLEPADEPFLERALADRSRNVRSTAAELLSALPGSALAARMAARAATCVSLDRALVPPAITVEAPHECDASMERDGVVAHPPAGRGERSWWFGQLAEAAPLGTWPARLAGRTAEEIVALPVSDGWQSELHAAWCRAAVRQRDGVWARALLGAPTAPEAGGPGAVSLAERAKLLGTLGAGERAEWVAGFIATHGLSEAFQLLGMCGVPWAAPLGRAVVDALNIARDAGSYPWSFSGVMGLAERCLDPSEAGRLDGLLAVPDEPEDASPGAGGYWAEAFQRLVTTLRLRAAMTEELRTGQTG, from the coding sequence ATGACCAGGACACCCGCCCCCGCGGGAGCGCCCACCCCGGCGCGGCCCACCGTGCCGGGGCCACACACCGCATCCGCGACCACGACCGCGCAGACCGACGCGACCACCGCCACCCAGGCGTCCGCTTCCGGGGCGGACGGGTGGCAGGAGCTGGTCACGTCGGCTCTGCTGGGTACGGACCGCCGCACTCCACCGGGTGGTGCGTCCGGGCCCGGTGCGGCGGCCGCGTTGCTGGACGCGGCGGCCGCGGAGACCGTCCGCCGCCGCGCCGGACTGCGCCCCGCCCGTGCGGCCCCGCGCCCCGAGCCGGCCCCCGGGGATCCCCGCCCGCCGCTGCCGTCGGCGGCCGCCCGCAGGCTCACGATGCTGCTCACCGACCGTCCCGGCGCGGCAGGCGGTGGCCGCAGGGGCAGCGCGCCCGATCTGATGGAGCTGCTGCCCCAGTGGCTGGCGACGGCGAACGCCCGCGGTTACGCGGCACCGCCCCACGCGCTTCCGGCGCTGCTCGACGCGGCGCGGGGGCGTACGGACCTGCGGCCGGCGGCGCTGGCGTTCGCGGGGCCCCGAGCCCTGTGGCTGGCCCGGCTGAATCCGGACTGGCGGTTCGCCCTGCGCGCGGCCCCCGGCGGAGCGACCGCACCGGCCGGTTCAGACGCCGAGGAGCGGGTGAGGCGGCTCTGGGACGAGGGTCTGTTCGCCGAGCGGGTCACCCTGCTGGCCTCGCTGCGCACCCGCGACCCCGCGGGCGCGCGAAAGCTGCTGACCTCGACCTGGGCGACGGAGCGGGCCGAGGACCGGCTGATGTTCCTCGACTCGCTGCGGACGGGACTCGAACCGGCGGACGAGCCGTTCCTGGAGCGGGCCCTGGCCGACCGCAGCCGCAACGTACGTTCCACGGCGGCCGAGTTGCTGTCGGCGCTGCCGGGGTCGGCGCTGGCGGCGCGGATGGCGGCGCGGGCCGCGACGTGCGTGTCACTGGACCGCGCCCTCGTCCCCCCGGCGATCACCGTCGAGGCGCCTCACGAGTGCGACGCGAGCATGGAGCGGGACGGCGTCGTCGCCCATCCTCCCGCGGGCAGGGGGGAACGGTCTTGGTGGTTCGGCCAGTTGGCCGAGGCGGCCCCGCTCGGCACCTGGCCGGCCCGGCTGGCGGGGCGCACGGCCGAGGAGATCGTCGCGCTGCCGGTGTCGGACGGCTGGCAGAGCGAACTGCACGCGGCGTGGTGCCGTGCGGCGGTTCGACAGCGCGACGGCGTGTGGGCGAGGGCGCTGCTGGGAGCGCCCACCGCGCCCGAGGCAGGCGGCCCGGGCGCGGTGTCGCTGGCCGAGCGGGCGAAACTGCTCGGCACGCTGGGTGCCGGTGAACGCGCCGAGTGGGTCGCGGGGTTCATCGCGACACACGGACTGTCCGAGGCGTTCCAGCTGCTCGGCATGTGCGGAGTGCCGTGGGCCGCGCCGCTCGGCCGGGCGGTGGTCGACGCACTCAACATCGCCCGCGACGCGGGGAGTTACCCGTGGAGCTTCAGCGGCGTGATGGGCCTGGCCGAACGCTGCCTCGACCCCTCGGAGGCGGGCCGACTCGACGGCCTGCTGGCGGTACCGGACGAACCGGAGGACGCGTCGCCGGGGGCCGGGGGGTACTGGGCGGAGGCGTTCCAACGGCTCGTCACCACGCTGCGGTTGCGGGCGGCGATGACGGAGGAGCTCCGGACGGGGCAGACGGGCTAG
- a CDS encoding SWIM zinc finger family protein — translation MTQQGVRWTADQVLALAPDAASREAGGRLGTAGPWSQVGSDDEGAVWGRCTGSGSEPYRTVVDVADGAGTGAGYKCGCPSAKSPCKHVLGLLLLWTGGERAVPRAEAPDWAKRWITGRRERGEGKAAGPLGPAATSGDHEAARRRAERRAARITAGATELEQRLADLLRGGLAGAEQTGYTVWEETAARMVDAQAPGLASRVRELGSIPASGPGWPVRLLEECALLHLLDQGWLRRERLPDALAATVRSRVGLPASADGPPTRDRWLVLAQYDTADARLTTRRIWLYGAESERTALLLSYGAAGRAPELTLPVGLALEAEVSAYPGTSRQRAALGRRFTPPEPARIRPRGVTTSQAAARYGEALRDDPWLDSVPVTLERVVPVPDGDRWQLADAEGDTALPLARSAGNQPGLWRLVALAGGAPVTVFGECGHRGFVPLTAWPSGPGQAVPLC, via the coding sequence ATGACTCAGCAGGGGGTGCGCTGGACCGCGGACCAGGTGCTGGCACTGGCACCTGACGCCGCGTCACGCGAAGCGGGCGGCAGGCTCGGTACGGCCGGGCCGTGGTCGCAGGTGGGGAGTGACGACGAGGGGGCGGTGTGGGGGCGGTGCACGGGCAGCGGCAGCGAGCCGTACCGGACGGTCGTGGACGTCGCGGACGGGGCCGGGACCGGGGCCGGGTACAAGTGCGGTTGTCCGAGTGCCAAGTCGCCGTGCAAGCACGTGCTGGGGTTGTTGCTGCTCTGGACGGGCGGAGAGCGTGCGGTGCCCCGGGCGGAGGCGCCGGACTGGGCGAAGCGGTGGATCACCGGACGGCGGGAGCGTGGGGAGGGGAAGGCGGCGGGCCCGCTCGGCCCCGCGGCCACGTCCGGTGACCACGAGGCGGCGCGGCGGCGGGCGGAGCGGCGGGCCGCGCGGATCACCGCGGGGGCGACGGAGCTGGAGCAGCGGCTCGCCGACCTCCTGCGCGGCGGTCTGGCCGGCGCCGAACAGACGGGGTACACGGTGTGGGAGGAGACGGCGGCCCGTATGGTCGACGCCCAGGCACCCGGGCTGGCCTCGCGGGTGCGGGAGTTGGGCTCCATTCCGGCGTCGGGCCCCGGCTGGCCGGTGCGGCTGCTCGAGGAATGCGCCCTGCTCCACCTGCTCGACCAGGGCTGGTTGCGCCGCGAGCGGCTGCCGGACGCGCTGGCGGCGACGGTCCGTTCCCGCGTCGGCCTGCCGGCGTCCGCGGACGGTCCGCCGACGCGGGACCGCTGGCTGGTCCTCGCCCAGTACGACACGGCGGACGCACGGCTGACGACGCGGCGTATCTGGTTGTACGGCGCGGAGTCGGAGCGTACCGCGCTGCTCCTCTCCTACGGAGCCGCGGGCCGCGCCCCCGAGCTGACGCTTCCGGTGGGGCTGGCTCTGGAGGCGGAGGTCTCGGCGTACCCCGGCACCAGCAGGCAGCGGGCGGCCCTGGGCCGACGGTTCACACCGCCCGAGCCCGCGCGCATACGACCGAGAGGGGTGACGACGTCGCAGGCCGCCGCCCGCTACGGCGAGGCCCTCCGCGACGATCCGTGGCTGGACTCGGTGCCGGTGACCCTGGAGCGGGTCGTTCCCGTACCGGACGGCGACCGCTGGCAACTCGCGGACGCCGAAGGGGACACGGCACTGCCGCTCGCCCGGTCCGCCGGGAACCAGCCGGGCCTGTGGCGGCTGGTCGCCCTGGCGGGCGGGGCACCCGTCACGGTCTTCGGCGAGTGCGGCCACCGGGGCTTCGTACCGCTGACGGCCTGGCCGAGCGGACCGGGCCAGGCGGTGCCGCTGTGCTGA
- a CDS encoding ATP-binding protein — protein MPVFVGRTPEAEVLRPHAEHAFAAELAALAAQDDRPRPDRWKLSPWAVATYLLGGTLPDGTVITPKYVGPRGIVEVAVSTLATDRALLLLGVPGTAKTWVSEHLAAAVSGDSTLLVQGTAGTPEEAIRYGWNYARLLAHGPSRDALVPSPVMRAMAEGMTARVEELTRVPADVQDSLITILSEKTLPIPELGQEVQAVRGFNLIATANDRDRGVNDLSSALRRRFNTVVLPLPRTTEAEVDIVTRRVDQLGRSLDLPSAPDGADEIRRVVTVFRELRDGLTSDGRTKIKSPSGTLSTAEAISVVTGGLALAAHFGDGVLRPGDVAAGVLGAVVRDPGTDRVVWQEYLETVVRERDGWHDFYRACREVTA, from the coding sequence ATGCCCGTATTCGTAGGACGGACGCCCGAGGCGGAGGTGCTGCGGCCGCACGCCGAGCACGCCTTCGCGGCCGAACTGGCGGCGCTGGCCGCGCAGGACGACCGCCCGCGTCCGGACCGCTGGAAGCTGTCGCCGTGGGCCGTCGCCACCTACCTGCTCGGCGGCACCCTGCCCGACGGCACGGTGATCACCCCGAAGTACGTCGGGCCGCGCGGCATCGTCGAGGTCGCCGTCAGCACCCTCGCCACCGACCGCGCCCTGCTCCTGCTCGGCGTGCCCGGCACCGCGAAGACCTGGGTGTCCGAGCACCTCGCCGCCGCCGTCAGCGGCGACTCGACCCTGCTGGTGCAGGGCACGGCCGGCACCCCCGAGGAAGCGATCCGCTACGGCTGGAACTACGCACGGCTCCTCGCTCACGGCCCCAGCCGGGACGCCCTCGTGCCCAGCCCCGTCATGCGGGCCATGGCGGAGGGGATGACGGCCCGGGTGGAGGAGCTGACCCGCGTCCCGGCCGACGTGCAGGACTCCCTGATCACGATCCTGTCGGAGAAGACCCTGCCGATACCGGAGCTGGGCCAGGAGGTGCAGGCGGTCCGGGGCTTCAACCTGATCGCCACCGCCAACGACCGCGACCGCGGCGTCAACGACCTCTCCAGCGCCCTGCGCCGCCGCTTCAACACCGTGGTCCTGCCGCTGCCGCGGACCACCGAGGCCGAGGTCGACATCGTCACGCGCCGCGTCGACCAGCTCGGCCGCTCCCTCGACCTGCCGTCGGCACCCGACGGCGCCGACGAGATCCGCCGTGTCGTCACCGTCTTCCGCGAGCTGCGCGACGGGCTCACGAGCGACGGCCGCACGAAGATCAAGTCGCCCAGCGGCACACTGTCCACGGCCGAGGCCATCTCCGTCGTCACCGGCGGCCTCGCGCTGGCCGCCCACTTCGGCGACGGGGTGCTGCGACCCGGCGACGTCGCCGCCGGCGTCCTCGGCGCGGTCGTGCGCGACCCGGGCACCGATCGCGTCGTCTGGCAGGAGTATCTGGAGACGGTCGTGCGCGAGCGCGACGGCTGGCACGACTTCTACCGGGCCTGCCGGGAGGTGACCGCGTGA
- a CDS encoding DUF5682 family protein, with translation MTGADRAGSGGSGPPGSAADAGKPDGGPLLLGVRHHGPGSARAVRAALDAAGPGVVLIEGPPEADVLIPLAADQDMRPPVALLAHAVDEPGRSAFWPLAEFSPEWVAVRWALEHDVPARFVDLPAAHTLTWRAADDRTADRDTADQGTTDRDTADEPAPASFADVRGDPLAALAEAAGHDDPERWWEDVVEHRGAGAGDALAPFAALEEAMGALRETENDVERDGDGDGGHDRDLVREAYMRLQVRAARREFPRGVAVVCGAWHVPALRRRTTVAADRALLRGLPRTKVDMTWVPWTHRRLSRTGGYGAGIESPGWYAHLFAAPDRPVERWLTKVAGLLREEDRIVSPAHVVEATRLAGTLAAVRGRPLPGLGETTDAVRAVMCDGSDVPLALVHDRLVVGDVLGEVPAGAPAVPLQRDLTRLQRRLRLKPDAARRELDLDLRRDTDAERSRLLHRLRLLGVDWGEPAASRGTGTFRETWRLRWEPELSVRIAEAGVWGTTVLSAATARAEADAVTARGLAEVTALAERCLLADLPDALSPVMRILADRAALDTDVGHLAQALPALVRSLRYGDVRGTDTGALAEVAAGLAERVFVGLPAACTALDADAAEEMRGHVDAVHGAVGLLGDAPAPGHGDLRSRWRAVLRTLSTRDTVSGVVRGRAVRLLLDDGRLAHDEAARLMGLVLSPGTPPADAAAWIEGFVGGGSGGGMLLLHDERLLGLIDAWLTGVPADAFTDVLPLLRRTFSAYEPGVRRGLGELVRRGPGARGSVTAAGTATAGFGPGLDTARADAVLPVVRLLLGRDTQAGTDTGTGATGPGPTGEDGRPPGPGGNDLVGAET, from the coding sequence GTGACGGGCGCCGACCGGGCCGGGAGCGGCGGATCCGGCCCGCCGGGGAGCGCGGCGGACGCGGGGAAGCCCGACGGCGGGCCGCTGCTGCTGGGCGTACGCCACCACGGGCCGGGGTCGGCCCGGGCGGTGCGGGCCGCCCTGGACGCGGCCGGGCCGGGGGTCGTGCTGATCGAAGGGCCCCCGGAGGCCGACGTCCTGATCCCGCTGGCCGCCGACCAGGACATGCGGCCGCCGGTCGCGCTCCTCGCCCACGCCGTGGACGAACCCGGCCGCTCCGCCTTCTGGCCGCTGGCCGAGTTCTCCCCGGAATGGGTGGCCGTCCGCTGGGCCCTCGAACACGACGTCCCCGCCCGCTTCGTCGACCTCCCGGCCGCGCACACGCTGACATGGCGGGCGGCGGACGACCGCACGGCCGACCGGGACACGGCTGACCAGGGCACGACAGACCGGGACACGGCCGACGAACCGGCCCCCGCCTCCTTCGCCGACGTCCGGGGCGATCCGCTCGCCGCCCTCGCCGAGGCCGCCGGCCACGACGATCCGGAGCGCTGGTGGGAGGACGTGGTCGAGCACCGGGGCGCGGGAGCCGGCGACGCGCTCGCTCCGTTCGCGGCGCTCGAGGAGGCGATGGGAGCGCTGCGGGAGACCGAGAACGACGTCGAGCGGGACGGGGACGGGGACGGCGGGCACGACCGGGACCTCGTCAGGGAGGCCTACATGCGGCTCCAGGTCCGGGCGGCGCGGCGGGAGTTCCCCCGGGGGGTGGCCGTGGTCTGCGGGGCGTGGCACGTGCCCGCGCTGCGGCGCAGGACCACCGTCGCCGCCGACCGCGCCCTGTTGAGGGGGCTGCCCAGGACCAAGGTGGACATGACCTGGGTGCCCTGGACGCATCGCCGACTGTCGCGGACCGGCGGGTACGGGGCGGGCATCGAGTCGCCGGGCTGGTACGCGCATCTGTTCGCCGCCCCCGACCGGCCCGTGGAGCGCTGGCTGACCAAGGTGGCCGGACTGCTGCGGGAGGAGGACAGGATCGTCTCCCCGGCGCACGTCGTCGAGGCGACGCGGCTGGCCGGCACGCTCGCGGCGGTGCGCGGGCGTCCGCTGCCCGGACTGGGCGAGACGACGGATGCCGTACGGGCGGTGATGTGCGACGGCTCGGACGTGCCGCTGGCCCTGGTCCACGACCGCCTGGTGGTGGGGGACGTACTGGGGGAGGTCCCGGCGGGGGCGCCCGCGGTGCCGTTGCAGCGGGACCTGACCAGGCTCCAGCGGCGGCTGCGGCTCAAGCCCGACGCCGCGCGGCGGGAGCTGGACCTGGACCTGCGCAGGGACACCGACGCGGAGCGCAGCAGGCTGCTGCACCGGCTGCGGCTGCTCGGCGTCGACTGGGGCGAGCCGGCCGCCTCGCGCGGTACGGGCACGTTCCGGGAGACGTGGCGGCTGCGGTGGGAGCCGGAGCTGTCGGTACGGATCGCCGAGGCGGGGGTGTGGGGCACGACCGTCCTGTCCGCCGCGACCGCCAGGGCCGAGGCGGACGCCGTCACCGCGCGGGGCCTCGCCGAGGTCACCGCCCTCGCCGAACGCTGCCTGCTGGCCGACCTGCCGGACGCGCTCTCGCCCGTGATGCGGATACTCGCCGACCGGGCGGCCCTCGACACGGACGTCGGCCACCTCGCCCAGGCCCTGCCCGCCCTCGTCCGCTCGCTGCGCTACGGCGATGTGCGCGGCACGGACACCGGAGCCCTGGCCGAGGTCGCCGCCGGTCTCGCCGAGCGCGTCTTCGTCGGCCTGCCGGCTGCCTGCACCGCCCTGGACGCCGACGCGGCCGAGGAGATGCGCGGGCACGTGGACGCCGTGCACGGGGCGGTGGGCCTGCTCGGCGACGCCCCCGCACCGGGCCACGGCGACCTGCGCTCCCGCTGGCGGGCCGTGCTGCGGACCCTGTCCACGCGGGACACCGTGTCCGGCGTCGTCCGCGGACGTGCCGTACGGCTCCTGCTGGACGACGGCCGACTGGCTCACGACGAGGCGGCGCGGCTCATGGGCCTGGTGCTGTCCCCGGGGACGCCACCCGCGGACGCGGCGGCCTGGATCGAGGGCTTCGTCGGCGGCGGCTCGGGCGGCGGCATGCTCCTCCTGCACGACGAGCGGCTGCTCGGCCTGATCGACGCCTGGCTGACCGGCGTGCCCGCGGACGCCTTCACGGACGTACTGCCCCTGCTGCGCCGTACCTTCTCCGCCTACGAGCCCGGGGTGCGCCGCGGCCTCGGCGAGCTGGTCCGGCGCGGGCCCGGCGCGCGGGGGAGCGTGACGGCGGCCGGTACGGCCACGGCGGGCTTCGGGCCCGGCCTCGACACGGCGCGGGCCGACGCGGTGCTGCCCGTGGTCCGGCTGCTGCTGGGCCGGGACACGCAGGCCGGGACGGACACGGGCACCGGAGCCACCGGGCCCGGCCCGACGGGCGAGGACGGACGGCCGCCGGGGCCCGGTGGCAACGACCTGGTGGGGGCGGAGACGTGA